One Spirochaeta africana DSM 8902 genomic window carries:
- a CDS encoding glycosyltransferase family 2 protein — MRELPDENNITASWTSEITQPLVSIICTTFNHVRYIEYAISGFLSQITSFPFEIIIHDDASTDGTADIVREYAELYPNIINAIIQQENLYSRNLKRDSYVFPLLNGKYLAHCEGDDYWTDPDKLQKQVDILESDPGCSMCCHRAQILYEDGSTRLTPDFGCLHPFPENRIFYQGGSSVATATMVARKELYINRPEWGKSSPVGDMPLKLWYSENGRIAYLPDVMAVRRLGTPGSWNDRIRGTEKEKDYYVRMVHMLNEYMAHTSKRKMDVLLKTFDYEWELRKKFGIKKFLVKANVIHSRSKYYWFFGIWLLKSIQKKVEKIVRK, encoded by the coding sequence ATGCGAGAACTACCTGACGAAAACAATATTACTGCAAGCTGGACATCCGAAATAACGCAGCCACTTGTCAGTATAATTTGCACCACCTTTAACCATGTACGTTATATTGAATATGCTATCTCAGGTTTTCTCTCACAAATAACCAGTTTCCCGTTCGAAATAATCATCCATGATGATGCATCTACCGATGGTACAGCCGATATTGTTCGTGAATATGCAGAACTGTACCCAAATATTATAAATGCAATTATTCAACAAGAAAACCTGTATTCCAGAAATCTGAAAAGAGATTCATACGTATTTCCTCTACTAAACGGAAAATATTTAGCCCACTGCGAGGGTGATGATTACTGGACAGATCCGGATAAACTGCAAAAACAGGTCGATATTCTGGAGTCTGATCCTGGATGCAGTATGTGCTGCCATCGTGCACAGATCCTGTACGAGGATGGGTCTACACGACTGACACCTGACTTTGGCTGTTTGCATCCCTTTCCGGAAAACCGGATCTTCTATCAGGGAGGATCATCAGTTGCGACGGCTACTATGGTTGCCAGAAAAGAGCTGTATATAAACCGCCCTGAGTGGGGCAAGAGTTCTCCTGTTGGAGATATGCCTCTTAAATTATGGTATTCCGAAAATGGCAGGATTGCGTATTTGCCAGATGTAATGGCGGTGAGGCGCTTGGGTACTCCCGGTTCCTGGAATGACAGGATTCGTGGCACCGAAAAAGAGAAGGATTATTATGTCCGAATGGTGCACATGCTGAATGAGTATATGGCTCATACCAGCAAACGAAAAATGGACGTGCTTCTGAAAACGTTTGATTATGAATGGGAGTTGCGTAAAAAATTCGGCATAAAAAAATTCCTGGTTAAAGCCAATGTAATCCACAGCAGATCCAAATACTATTGGTTTTTTGGTATCTGGTTATTGAAATCTATCCAGAAGAAGGTTGAAAAAATTGTTCGGAAATGA
- a CDS encoding glycosyltransferase yields the protein MKNKTAIGLCTCKRPHMLQQCLDSIHNLELPADHEVVVVICDNDEQGSARNIVQTFRENTDLSVYYEIESAPGIPFARNNVLQQCRRLGITELAFIDDDEQVDTQWLGNLLAYYTQSTADVVRGLVVTTYDDTTPSWISKSGIYQRADRKNGTVCKTAATNNVLFNYSRLCMELNLRFDESFGRTGGSDTDFFNRAYALGCSIHWVKNAVVYEQLEHQRTSFSYYFKRQFRKSNTATQFQNIGVVGRLAKLLASIVYLLLAVGTLPVNLLRGNFKIIYNLGFAITAFAKLLGVCGIHPKWDEYGQ from the coding sequence ATGAAAAATAAAACGGCTATTGGCCTGTGTACCTGTAAGCGGCCACACATGCTGCAACAGTGCCTTGATAGTATTCACAACCTGGAGCTCCCTGCGGATCATGAGGTCGTTGTTGTTATCTGCGATAACGACGAACAGGGCAGTGCACGGAATATAGTGCAAACATTTCGGGAGAATACTGATCTTTCGGTATATTATGAGATTGAATCTGCCCCCGGGATTCCTTTTGCCCGCAACAATGTGTTACAGCAATGCCGCCGTTTGGGTATTACCGAACTGGCTTTCATTGATGATGATGAGCAGGTGGATACACAGTGGCTCGGCAATCTGCTGGCGTACTATACGCAGAGTACTGCAGATGTTGTACGAGGATTGGTGGTTACCACCTATGATGATACTACTCCATCATGGATATCGAAAAGCGGCATATATCAGCGTGCTGACAGGAAAAACGGTACGGTGTGTAAAACTGCCGCGACAAATAATGTCTTGTTCAACTATTCCAGGCTATGTATGGAGCTGAATCTGCGCTTTGACGAGTCTTTCGGGCGCACTGGTGGATCCGACACGGATTTTTTCAACCGCGCGTATGCGTTGGGCTGCTCAATCCACTGGGTGAAAAATGCAGTGGTATATGAACAGTTGGAGCACCAGCGCACATCCTTTTCCTATTACTTCAAGCGTCAGTTCCGGAAAAGCAATACCGCGACACAGTTTCAGAATATCGGGGTAGTCGGTCGGCTGGCTAAGCTGCTGGCAAGTATTGTCTATTTGCTTCTCGCAGTAGGAACGTTGCCGGTCAACCTGTTACGAGGAAATTTCAAGATAATATACAATTTGGGATTCGCCATTACTGCATTCGCCAAGTTACTTGGTGTATGTGGAATACACCCGAAATGGGATGAGTACGGGCAATGA